The following proteins come from a genomic window of Lolium rigidum isolate FL_2022 chromosome 5, APGP_CSIRO_Lrig_0.1, whole genome shotgun sequence:
- the LOC124653203 gene encoding abscisic acid 8'-hydroxylase 3-like yields MAAYFILLCILVSLAIASYVLYAIRRQKRKPQGRHDQAVLKLPPGSMGLPYIGETLQLYSQDPGVFFSSKLKRYGEIFKTHILGCPCVMLASPEAARFVLVSRAHLFKPTYPRSKERLIGPSALFFHQGDYHLRLRRLVQGPLVPEALRKLVPDVEAAVRSTLASWAADGDAASTFHAMKRLSFDVGIATIFGGRLDERRKEELSRNYAVVEKGYNSFPNSFPGTLYYKAIQARRRLNGVLSDIVRERRAQGEPGADLLGCLMQSRNSDDDGGALLTDEQVADNVIGVLFAAQDTTASMLTWIVKYLHDHPKLLEDVRAEQAAIREANDGGKRPLTWAQTRSMPLTHRVILESLRMASIISFTFREAVADVEYKGFLIPKGWKVMPLFRNIHHSPDYFQDPHKFDPSRFEVAPRPSTFTPFGSGVHACPGNELAKLEMLVLIHHLVTGYRWETVGSSDEVEYSPFPIPRHGLLAKLRKDNSVGVDNKECKTDDNCDGEVNCVIIQ; encoded by the exons ATGGCCGCCTACTTCATCCTTCTATGCATCTTGGTTTCTCTAGCCATCGCTTCGTACGTCCTATACGCAATCCGGCGGCAGAAGAGGAAACCCCAGGGTCGCCATGATCAAGCCGTCCTCAAGCTGCCGCCTGGCTCCATGGGCCTGCCTTACATAGGCGAGACCCTTCAGCTCTACTCCCAGGACCCTGGCGTCTTCTTCTCCTCCAAGCTGAAGCGGTACGGCGAGATCTTCAAGACGCACATCCTGGGGTGCCCGTGCGTGATGCTGGCGAGCCCGGAGGCGGCGCGGTTCGTGCTTGTGTCGCGGGCGCACCTGTTCAAGCCCACGTACCCGCGGAGCAAGGAGCGTCTCATCGGCCCGTCGGCGCTCTTCTTCCACCAGGGCGACTACCACCTCCGCCTGCGCAGGCTCGTCCAGGGCCCGCTCGTCCCCGAGGCCCTGCGCAAGCTCGTGCCGGACGTGGAGGCCGCCGTGCGGTCCACGCTCGCGTCCTGGGCGGCGGACGGTGACGCCGCCAGCACTTTCCACGCCATGAAGAGG CTCTCATTCGACGTTGGCATCGCGACGATCTTCGGCGGGCGGCTGGACGAGCGGCGAAAGGAGGAGCTGAGCCGGAACTACGCCGTCGTGGAGAAAGGGTACAACTCCTTCCCCAACAGCTTCCCAGGGACGCTCTACTACAAGGCAATCCAG GCGAGGCGGCGGCTGAACGGCGTGCTGAGCGACATCGTGCGTGAGCGGAGGGCGCAGGGCGAGCCTGGCGCCGACCTGCTCGGCTGCCTGATGCAGTCCCGGAacagcgacgacgatggcggcgccctcctcaccgACGAGCAGGTCGCCGACAACGTGATCGGCGTGCTGTTCGCGGCGCAGGACACGACGGCCAGCATGCTCACCTGGATCGTCAAGTACCTCCACGACCACCCGAAGCTGCTCGAGGACGTCCgggcggagcaggcggcgatccgcGAGGCCAACGACGGCGGGAAGCGCCCGCTGACGTGGGCGCAGACGAGGAGCATGCCGCTGACGCATAGG gtgattttGGAGAGCTTAAGGATGGCGAGCATCATCTCCTTCACCTTCAGGGAGGCCGTGGCTGACGTGGAGTACAAAG GGTTCCTTATCCCCAAGGGGTGGAAGGTGATGCCGCTGTTCAGGAACATCCATCACAGCCCGGACTACTTCCAGGATCCACACAAGTTCGACCCTTCTAGATTCGAG GTGGCGCCGCGACCAAGCACCTTCACGCCGTTTGGGAGCGGGGTGCACGCGTGCCCCGGCAACGAGCTGGCCAAGCTCGAGATGCTGGTACTCATCCACCACCTGGTCACCGGCTACAG gtgggagactgttggatcgAGTGACGAGGTCGAGTACAGCCCATTCCCTATTCCCCGGCATGGACTGCTCGCCAAATTGCGGAAAGATAACAGTGTGGGTGTGGATAACAAGGAGTGCAAGACCGATGATAATTGCGATGGCGAAGTAAATTGTGTGATTATTCAGTAA
- the LOC124654767 gene encoding heat stress transcription factor B-1-like, translating to MAGATMAQQPQKGGGGVTRGFGGGGGGGPAPFLTKTHQMVEERGTDEVISWGEQGRSFVVWKPVELARDLLPLHFKHCNFSSFVRQLNTYGFRKVVPDRWEFANENFRRGDQSLLTGIRRRKATTTTPQSSKSSGSGVKLGFPPPLPPLPPASASTSGAGNDHSSSSASSPPRLDLTSENEQLRQDNHTLASELAMARRHCEELLGFLSRFLDVRQLDLRLLMDEDMQGAAGGERDHAHEAEQEHIPEEKKVKLFGVLLKETTTRKRARCDEAVASERSIKMMRMGEPWVGVPSSGPARCGGKN from the exons ATGGCCGGGGCGACTATGGCGCAGCAGCCGCAGAAGGGTGGCGGTGGAGTGACCAGGGGctttggaggcggcggcggcggcgggccggcgcCGTTCCTGACGAAGACGCACCAgatggtggaggagcggggcacGGACGAGGTGATCTCGTGGGGCGAGCAGGGGCGGTCGTTCGTGGTGTGGAAGCCCGTGGAGCTCGCCCGCGACCTGCTCCCGCTCCACTTCAAGCACTGCAACTTCTCCTCCTTCGTCCGGCAGCTCAACACCTAC GGTTTTCGGAAGGTGGTGCCGGACCGGTGGGAGTTCGCAAATGAGAATTTCCGTCGAGGTGACCAGAGCCTCCTTACCGGCATCCGCCGCCGGAAGGCCACGACGACGACTCCTCAGTCGTCCAAATCCTCAGGCAGTGGCGTAAAACTTGGGTTCCCTCCGCCACTGCCCCCTCTGCCTCCCGCGTCGGCCAGCACGTCCGGCGCCGGCAACGACCACAGCTCTTCGTCGgcgtcctcgccgccgcgtcTGGACCTCACCAGCGAGAACGAGCAGCTCAGGCAAGACAACCACACGCTGGCATCGGAGCTGGCTATGGCGCGGCGGCATTGCGAGGAGCTCCTGGGCTTCCTGTCGCGCTTCCTGGACGTCCGGCAGCTTGACCTGCGTCTGCTGATGGACGAGGACATGCAAggcgctgccggcggcgagcGGGACCACGCCCACGAGGCGGAACAAGAGCACATCCCTGAGGAAAAGAAAGTAAAGCTGTTCGGCGTGCTCCTGAAGGAGACGACCACGAGGAAGAGGGCGCGGTGCGACGAGGCAGTGGCCAGCGAGCGGTCGATAAAGATGATGAGGATGGGTGAGCCGTGGGTCGGCGTGCCATCCTCGGGTCCGGCACGGTGCGGCGGCAAGAACTGA